One genomic segment of Devosia sp. includes these proteins:
- a CDS encoding histone deacetylase family protein — protein sequence MTTLLVSQTNFADHQTPQGHPERADRIRAVEDGLRGGDFDRLLRRNAPFGDITLAELVHDASYMARLRDARPAEGIGQIDGDTFISDGSLEVVATGLGGALAGLDAVLLGEADNAFCAIRPPGHHAEAATPMGFCLVNTIAVVAREAQRKYGAERVAIVDFDVHHGNGTQDIFKDDPNVFYASSHQMPLYPGTGDPSETGVGNIVNAALPAHSGGEAMRAAYDDLILPALERFSPDLLLISAGFDAHHRDPLAQLEWVDADFAWVTGKLMDVAGRCCANRIVSLLEGGYDLRGLASGARHHVARLLNG from the coding sequence GTGACGACGCTCCTGGTCAGCCAGACCAATTTTGCCGATCACCAGACGCCGCAGGGTCACCCCGAGCGGGCCGATCGCATCCGGGCGGTCGAGGACGGATTGCGTGGCGGCGATTTTGATCGCCTGCTCCGCCGCAATGCACCTTTTGGCGACATTACCCTGGCCGAACTGGTCCACGATGCCAGCTATATGGCGCGTCTGCGCGACGCCCGGCCCGCCGAGGGCATCGGACAGATCGACGGCGATACCTTTATCTCCGATGGATCGCTGGAAGTAGTGGCCACCGGGCTCGGCGGGGCCCTGGCCGGGCTCGATGCGGTGCTGCTCGGGGAAGCGGACAATGCCTTTTGCGCCATCCGCCCGCCGGGGCACCATGCCGAAGCCGCCACGCCGATGGGCTTTTGCCTGGTCAATACGATTGCGGTGGTGGCGCGCGAGGCCCAGCGCAAATATGGCGCCGAGCGGGTGGCCATCGTCGATTTCGACGTGCATCACGGCAATGGCACGCAGGACATTTTCAAGGACGATCCAAACGTTTTTTATGCCTCGAGCCACCAGATGCCGCTTTATCCCGGTACGGGCGATCCGAGCGAGACCGGGGTCGGCAATATCGTCAACGCCGCCCTGCCCGCTCATAGCGGCGGCGAGGCCATGCGCGCGGCCTATGACGATCTCATCCTGCCGGCGCTGGAGCGCTTTTCGCCCGATCTGCTGCTGATTTCGGCCGGGTTCGACGCCCATCATCGCGACCCGCTGGCGCAATTGGAATGGGTCGACGCCGACTTTGCCTGGGTCACCGGGAAGTTGATGGACGTGGCCGGGCGCTGTTGCGCCAACCGCATTGTGTCCCTGCTCGAAGGTGGCTATGACCTCAGGGGCCTGGCGAGCGGCGCGCGGCACCACGTGGCCAGACTGCTCAACGGCTGA
- a CDS encoding CAP domain-containing protein, whose amino-acid sequence MSHPSRRAVLVLGAAALLSACSATIPPLPASDGRPENLSREQIATAINAVRRANGAPAWSYNPQLEAAARSQARLMASKDTLSHDLGTTLRERVTAAGYGGAVGENVAKGYQNLPHVIEGWLGSQGHRNTLLSPKFTEFGLAVARTSSGKLYWALIAGGSFQAWVN is encoded by the coding sequence ATGTCCCACCCTTCGCGCCGTGCCGTCCTCGTCCTCGGTGCCGCCGCGCTGCTCTCGGCCTGCTCGGCAACCATTCCGCCGCTCCCCGCCAGCGATGGCCGTCCGGAAAATCTCTCCCGCGAACAGATCGCCACCGCCATCAACGCGGTGCGCAGGGCCAATGGCGCGCCGGCCTGGTCCTATAATCCGCAGCTGGAGGCCGCCGCCCGGTCCCAGGCCCGGCTCATGGCCTCAAAGGACACCTTGAGCCACGATCTGGGCACCACCCTGCGCGAGCGGGTGACGGCGGCCGGCTATGGTGGCGCGGTGGGCGAAAACGTCGCCAAGGGCTATCAGAACCTGCCGCATGTCATCGAGGGCTGGCTCGGCTCACAGGGCCATCGCAATACGCTGCTGTCCCCGAAATTTACCGAGTTTGGCCTGGCTGTCGCCCGCACCAGCTCGGGCAAGCTCTACTGGGCGCTGATCGCCGGCGGTTCATTCCAGGCCTGGGTCAACTAG
- a CDS encoding TlyA family RNA methyltransferase, which yields MLEQKGLMPSRARARDAILRGTVSVNGMPARKPNQMVSAEDSLTLADPAAGYVSRAALKLIAGLDAGAIDVAGRVCLDVGSSTGGFTQVLLERGAAKVYAVDVGHDQLHQSLRQNERVISLEGTNARDLDRAIIAEAVDLLVSDISFVSVTKVLKAPLALCGPAAEAVVLFKPQFEVGRDFVGKGGIVSDADASMRAREDVIAFMAAEGFALRKAVTSPIAGGDGNVETVLVFGRVANSGLA from the coding sequence ATGCTGGAGCAAAAGGGCCTGATGCCGAGCCGCGCCCGGGCCCGCGACGCCATCCTGCGCGGCACGGTGAGCGTCAATGGCATGCCGGCGCGCAAGCCAAACCAGATGGTGAGCGCAGAGGACAGCCTGACACTGGCCGACCCTGCCGCTGGCTATGTCTCGCGGGCGGCGCTGAAGCTTATTGCCGGGCTCGATGCCGGAGCCATCGACGTCGCGGGGCGGGTGTGCCTGGATGTGGGCTCCTCGACCGGTGGCTTTACCCAGGTGCTGCTGGAGCGCGGCGCGGCCAAGGTCTATGCGGTGGATGTCGGGCACGACCAATTGCACCAGAGCCTGCGCCAGAACGAGCGCGTCATCAGCCTCGAGGGCACCAATGCGCGAGACCTCGATCGCGCCATCATTGCCGAAGCGGTCGACCTTCTGGTGTCCGATATCAGCTTCGTGTCGGTCACCAAGGTCTTGAAAGCGCCGCTGGCGCTGTGCGGTCCGGCGGCGGAGGCGGTGGTGCTGTTCAAGCCGCAATTCGAGGTGGGCCGGGACTTTGTCGGCAAGGGCGGTATTGTCAGCGATGCCGACGCCAGCATGCGGGCGCGTGAGGATGTCATCGCCTTCATGGCCGCGGAGGGATTTGCTCTCAGGAAGGCCGTGACCTCGCCTATTGCCGGGGGCGACGGCAATGTCGAAACGGTGCTGGTCTTTGGGCGAGTTGCGAACTCTGGTTTGGCATGA
- the uxaC gene encoding glucuronate isomerase — translation MTQPAHLHPERLFPASEPARSIARELYPLVRDLPIVSPHGHTDPAWFAQNERFSTPTALFLTPDHYVLRMLRSRGISYDALAIPRKDGGKIETDGRAAWRLFAANYHLFAGTPSKTWVDHSLHAVFGITEELSAVTADAIYDAIDAKLGTPDLLPRAMLDRFKVEVITTTEFALDALPHHHSMEADGYLGRVRTTYRPDDVTNPERAGWIDRIREFADLTGEDVTRWDGLMNAHRKRREFFRRFGAVATDHGVPTAQTADLAPVEKQALLDRLMGGQYSPEDADLFRAQMMTEMAMLAVEDGLVMQLHAGARRNTDPQLLAERGADLGADIPSRVNYVDGLQPLLARYGNEPNLRLIMFTLDETNYARELAPMAGFWPSLLIGPPWWFHDSPQGIRRYLDQVVETAGFYNLAGFNDDTRALLSIPARHDVWRREVCGFLGRWVGENRLSRRSAEEIARHLSYQAAKDAYRIK, via the coding sequence ATGACCCAGCCAGCCCATCTGCATCCAGAGCGTCTTTTCCCCGCATCCGAACCGGCGCGGTCCATCGCGCGCGAGCTCTATCCCCTGGTTCGCGACCTGCCCATCGTCAGCCCCCACGGCCATACCGATCCGGCCTGGTTTGCGCAGAACGAGCGGTTCTCGACGCCGACCGCCCTGTTCCTGACGCCGGACCACTACGTACTGCGCATGCTGCGCAGCCGCGGCATCAGCTACGATGCGCTGGCCATTCCCCGCAAGGATGGCGGAAAAATCGAGACCGACGGCCGCGCTGCCTGGCGCCTCTTTGCCGCCAATTACCACCTTTTTGCCGGCACCCCCTCCAAGACCTGGGTAGATCATTCGCTCCATGCCGTCTTCGGCATCACCGAGGAACTGTCGGCGGTCACCGCCGACGCCATTTACGACGCCATCGATGCCAAATTAGGCACACCCGACCTATTGCCGCGCGCCATGCTTGATCGCTTCAAGGTCGAGGTGATCACCACCACCGAATTTGCCCTCGATGCCCTGCCGCACCATCATTCCATGGAGGCCGATGGCTATCTGGGGCGCGTGCGCACCACCTATCGGCCCGATGACGTGACCAATCCCGAGCGCGCCGGCTGGATCGACCGCATCCGCGAATTTGCTGATCTGACGGGCGAGGACGTGACCCGCTGGGACGGGCTGATGAATGCCCATCGCAAGCGCCGCGAATTTTTCCGCCGTTTCGGCGCCGTCGCCACCGACCACGGCGTGCCCACCGCACAGACGGCCGACCTGGCCCCGGTCGAAAAGCAGGCCCTGCTGGACCGGCTGATGGGCGGCCAATACAGCCCCGAGGACGCCGATCTGTTCCGCGCACAGATGATGACCGAAATGGCCATGCTGGCGGTCGAGGATGGCCTGGTCATGCAGTTGCATGCCGGCGCCCGCCGCAATACCGATCCGCAGCTTCTGGCCGAGCGGGGCGCCGATCTCGGCGCCGATATTCCCAGCCGCGTCAATTATGTCGATGGCCTGCAGCCGCTGTTGGCGCGCTACGGCAATGAGCCGAACCTGCGCCTCATCATGTTCACTCTCGACGAGACCAATTATGCGCGCGAGCTGGCGCCCATGGCCGGGTTCTGGCCGAGCCTGCTCATCGGCCCGCCCTGGTGGTTCCACGATAGCCCGCAGGGCATCCGCCGCTATCTCGACCAGGTTGTCGAAACCGCCGGCTTCTACAATCTCGCCGGCTTCAACGACGATACCCGCGCACTGCTTTCCATTCCCGCCCGCCACGACGTCTGGCGGCGCGAGGTCTGTGGTTTCCTCGGCCGGTGGGTCGGCGAAAACCGGCTGAGCAGGCGTTCCGCCGAGGAAATCGCCCGGCACCTCAGCTACCAGGCCGCCAAGGACGCCTACCGAATCAAGTGA
- a CDS encoding SCO family protein, which translates to MAASKALRNFRIVLWALVVVAAIGATALYAFRPPQRPLGVTGQEFALASTQGGTFTQRDLVGKPSLIFFGFTFCPDVCPTTLAETTAWRAQLGLDAEDLRIIFVTVDPERDTLEAVKAYVEGFDPSIIGLVGDTAQTDAAKAAFGVFSEKSGDVDSEFYLVDHTALTFLIRADGTFQGTIAYEEASETALAKVKRLVEG; encoded by the coding sequence ATGGCCGCAAGCAAAGCCCTGCGCAATTTTCGCATCGTCCTCTGGGCGCTGGTGGTGGTGGCCGCCATCGGCGCCACCGCGCTCTATGCCTTTCGCCCGCCGCAGCGGCCGCTGGGCGTCACCGGGCAGGAATTTGCCCTGGCCTCGACCCAGGGCGGGACGTTTACGCAGCGCGACCTGGTGGGTAAGCCAAGCCTGATCTTCTTCGGCTTTACCTTCTGCCCCGATGTCTGCCCGACGACGCTGGCCGAAACCACGGCCTGGCGCGCGCAACTGGGGCTGGATGCAGAGGACCTGCGCATCATCTTCGTGACCGTCGACCCGGAGCGCGACACGCTCGAAGCGGTCAAAGCCTATGTCGAGGGGTTTGACCCCAGCATTATCGGGCTGGTCGGCGACACGGCCCAGACCGATGCCGCCAAGGCCGCGTTCGGCGTGTTCTCGGAAAAGTCTGGTGACGTGGACAGCGAGTTCTACCTCGTCGACCATACCGCCCTCACCTTCCTGATCCGAGCCGATGGCACATTCCAGGGCACCATCGCCTATGAAGAGGCCAGCGAGACGGCGTTGGCGAAGGTCAAAAGGCTGGTCGAGGGGTGA
- a CDS encoding L-threonylcarbamoyladenylate synthase gives MTAPQAMTIDDAATLLRAGRLVAFPTETVYGLGADATNPDAVLSIYETKGRPRFNPLIVHCADLAMAERLADVPDLARRLAERFWPGPLSIVLPLRPGHGLADIATAGLDTVALRVPDHPLAQALLRATGRPLAAPSANPSGKLSPTTAEQVRRGFSGAVPVLDGGPCRAGVESTIIAIHGTQLVQLRAGAVPREEIALAMSMDVAQAEADAEIAAPGMLLSHYAPNARLRLDTTPMPGEAYLAFGTPAPHNSHMRNLSETGDLREAARNLFAMLHELDATDTPMIAVAPIPETGLGEAINDRLRRAAAPRT, from the coding sequence ATGACCGCGCCCCAAGCCATGACCATCGACGATGCCGCCACGCTGCTGCGGGCCGGCAGGCTCGTGGCCTTCCCTACCGAGACCGTTTACGGGCTGGGGGCAGACGCCACCAATCCCGATGCGGTGCTGTCGATTTACGAAACCAAGGGCCGTCCGCGCTTCAATCCGCTCATCGTCCATTGCGCCGATCTTGCCATGGCCGAACGATTGGCCGACGTTCCGGACCTGGCCCGGCGCCTGGCCGAACGCTTCTGGCCCGGCCCCCTCAGCATCGTCCTGCCGTTGCGCCCCGGCCATGGCCTTGCCGATATTGCCACCGCCGGGCTCGATACCGTGGCCCTGCGGGTGCCCGATCATCCTCTGGCTCAGGCGCTGCTGCGTGCCACCGGTCGTCCGTTGGCCGCGCCGTCGGCCAATCCATCGGGCAAACTGTCACCCACCACGGCCGAGCAGGTTCGGCGTGGATTTTCCGGCGCCGTGCCGGTGCTCGACGGGGGGCCATGCCGGGCAGGGGTGGAATCCACCATCATCGCCATCCATGGCACGCAGCTCGTCCAACTGCGCGCCGGGGCCGTGCCGCGCGAAGAAATCGCCCTTGCCATGAGCATGGATGTGGCCCAGGCCGAGGCCGATGCGGAGATCGCCGCTCCCGGCATGTTGCTGAGCCACTATGCGCCCAATGCCCGGCTGCGGCTCGATACGACGCCCATGCCGGGCGAAGCCTATCTCGCCTTCGGTACACCGGCCCCGCACAACAGCCACATGCGCAACCTGTCCGAAACCGGCGACCTGCGCGAAGCGGCCCGCAATCTCTTTGCCATGCTGCATGAGCTGGATGCCACCGACACCCCGATGATCGCCGTCGCCCCCATTCCCGAAACCGGTCTCGGCGAAGCCATCAACGACCGCCTCCGCCGCGCCGCCGCCCCGCGAACCTAG
- the pdxH gene encoding pyridoxamine 5'-phosphate oxidase → MLQTLTERLFDDGDRTGLDPFAVFEEWFALAQAAEPNDPHAMALASVDETGLPDVRMVLLNRRDERGVCFFTNFESDKGRQLLANPQAAMVMHWKSLRRQVRMRGPLERVSEAEADAYFASRAKGSRIASATSRQSRPLASRQQMMDEVATLTAMVGDGDMARPPHWSGFRIVPTSIEFWKDGEFRLHDRVRFTRASPTDAWVSTRLYP, encoded by the coding sequence ATGCTGCAGACGCTGACCGAACGGCTTTTCGATGATGGCGACCGCACCGGGCTCGATCCCTTCGCCGTGTTCGAGGAATGGTTCGCCCTGGCGCAGGCGGCCGAGCCCAACGATCCCCATGCCATGGCGCTGGCCAGCGTCGATGAGACCGGCCTGCCCGATGTCCGCATGGTTCTGCTCAATCGCCGCGACGAACGGGGCGTCTGCTTCTTCACCAACTTCGAGAGCGACAAGGGGCGTCAGCTGCTGGCCAATCCCCAGGCGGCCATGGTCATGCACTGGAAGAGCCTGCGCCGCCAGGTGCGCATGCGAGGCCCGCTCGAACGGGTCAGCGAGGCCGAAGCCGACGCCTATTTTGCTTCCCGCGCCAAGGGCAGCCGCATTGCCTCGGCGACCTCCAGGCAATCCCGGCCACTGGCCAGCCGCCAGCAGATGATGGACGAGGTCGCGACATTGACCGCCATGGTCGGGGATGGCGACATGGCGCGGCCGCCGCATTGGTCGGGCTTCCGCATCGTGCCCACCAGTATCGAATTCTGGAAGGACGGCGAATTTCGCCTGCACGACCGCGTCCGCTTCACCCGCGCCAGCCCCACCGACGCCTGGGTGAGTACGCGGCTATACCCCTAG
- a CDS encoding DUF898 family protein gives MQQVGSVEDRVTFSGARWQFAALLLPGYALMVPTLGLNRFWLTTAKRRFLWGNTIIGGDALEYTGEARQLLLGFLMALAVFIPVYGLFFYLSTQTGATVVIGYGAVAVLVWFLHGYALYRARDFRLSRTLWRGIRFDQAGNAWAYALRRFLWSVLNVVTLGLAYPFMAANLWSYRYRHTWYGDRSFGFTGSWKQLALPYYPVWLVMGIVIIAAAVVANEYELYERPLEADPAAFMWLAIHGLFGTILVTLYRCIEMTRLFSAVTLGGARLRLSVSPFHLFGQFLAFGLALFCLYLLLALGGVLVLGLVAGEAFAGGGFDLNILMGSMQSSLLALLAIIAGYLLLFGAFALVNEVVLGFGFWTLLARGATLVGLETLDNVHARDEDRALAGEGLADALNVGGY, from the coding sequence ATGCAGCAGGTTGGTTCCGTCGAGGATCGGGTGACGTTTTCCGGCGCGCGCTGGCAGTTCGCGGCGCTGCTGCTGCCCGGTTATGCGCTCATGGTGCCGACCCTGGGGCTCAATCGCTTCTGGCTGACCACGGCCAAGCGGCGGTTCCTGTGGGGCAATACCATCATTGGCGGCGACGCCCTGGAATATACCGGCGAGGCCCGGCAATTGCTGCTCGGCTTCCTCATGGCGCTGGCCGTCTTCATTCCGGTCTATGGCCTGTTCTTCTATCTCTCCACCCAAACCGGGGCGACGGTCGTGATCGGCTATGGCGCCGTTGCCGTCCTCGTCTGGTTCCTCCATGGCTATGCGCTCTACCGGGCGCGCGATTTCCGGCTTTCCCGCACCCTGTGGCGCGGCATTCGCTTCGATCAGGCCGGCAATGCCTGGGCCTATGCCCTACGCCGCTTCCTGTGGTCCGTGCTCAATGTGGTGACGCTTGGCCTCGCCTATCCGTTCATGGCCGCCAATTTGTGGTCTTACCGCTATCGCCACACCTGGTATGGCGATCGCAGTTTCGGCTTTACCGGCTCCTGGAAACAGCTCGCCTTGCCCTATTATCCGGTCTGGCTGGTCATGGGGATTGTCATCATTGCTGCCGCCGTCGTCGCCAACGAATACGAGCTTTACGAACGCCCGCTCGAAGCCGATCCCGCAGCCTTCATGTGGCTGGCCATACACGGCCTCTTCGGCACGATCCTCGTCACGCTCTATCGCTGCATCGAAATGACGCGCCTGTTTTCGGCAGTCACGCTCGGCGGCGCGCGACTGCGGCTTTCGGTTTCGCCATTCCACCTCTTCGGCCAGTTCCTGGCCTTTGGCCTCGCTCTCTTCTGCCTCTACCTGCTGCTGGCGCTGGGCGGTGTCCTCGTGCTGGGCCTCGTCGCCGGCGAAGCCTTTGCCGGGGGCGGCTTTGATCTCAACATTCTCATGGGCTCGATGCAGTCGAGCCTGCTGGCCCTGCTTGCCATCATCGCCGGCTACCTGTTGCTGTTCGGGGCCTTCGCCCTGGTCAATGAAGTGGTTCTCGGCTTCGGCTTCTGGACGCTCCTGGCGCGCGGCGCGACGCTGGTGGGGCTCGAAACGCTCGACAATGTCCATGCCCGCGACGAGGATCGCGCCCTGGCCGGCGAAGGCCTTGCCGATGCGCTTAATGTGGGGGGGTATTGA
- a CDS encoding response regulator transcription factor: MRILLVEDNEDLGEAIEKRLRSAGHSVEWVRDGTDVIATALADTFDAVALDLMLPNRDGIGLIAELRKRKFSAPILVITARSEIDDKVSLLDLGADDYLVKPFDLRELEARLRALLRRTGGQASSTVGVGNLELDLAGLNAAVNGKALELGRREFRLLEILVVQAGKVVAKERLMNQLFNFDENVSINALELHISRLRKKLEASNVEIGTVRGVGYVVREQE; encoded by the coding sequence ATGCGCATTCTGCTGGTAGAAGACAATGAAGACCTGGGCGAGGCGATCGAAAAACGCCTGCGCAGCGCCGGTCATTCGGTGGAATGGGTTCGCGATGGCACCGATGTCATTGCCACCGCCCTTGCCGACACCTTCGACGCGGTGGCGCTCGATCTGATGCTGCCCAACCGGGATGGCATCGGCCTGATCGCCGAACTGCGCAAGCGCAAGTTCAGCGCGCCGATCCTGGTGATCACAGCCCGCTCGGAAATCGACGACAAGGTCAGCCTGCTGGACCTGGGCGCGGACGACTACCTGGTCAAGCCGTTCGACCTGCGTGAACTCGAAGCGCGGTTGCGGGCCCTGCTCCGCCGCACCGGCGGGCAGGCTTCGAGCACGGTTGGGGTGGGCAATCTCGAACTCGACCTGGCCGGCCTCAATGCGGCCGTCAATGGCAAGGCGCTCGAACTGGGCCGGCGCGAATTCCGCCTGCTCGAAATCCTGGTGGTTCAGGCCGGCAAGGTGGTGGCCAAGGAACGGCTGATGAACCAGCTGTTCAATTTCGACGAGAACGTCTCGATCAATGCGCTCGAACTCCACATCAGCCGGCTGCGCAAGAAACTGGAAGCCTCCAATGTCGAAATCGGCACGGTGCGCGGGGTCGGCTATGTGGTGCGCGAGCAAGAGTAG
- a CDS encoding exodeoxyribonuclease VII small subunit has protein sequence MAETAQDDVKSLSFEAALEQLEQIVQKLESGRAPLAESIAIYERGEALKAHCEMLLKTAEARIEKITLSRDGKATGTEPLDAN, from the coding sequence ATGGCCGAAACTGCACAAGATGACGTGAAATCGCTGAGCTTCGAGGCAGCGCTGGAGCAACTCGAACAGATCGTGCAGAAGCTGGAAAGCGGGCGGGCGCCGCTGGCCGAATCCATCGCCATCTATGAGCGCGGCGAAGCGCTGAAGGCACATTGCGAAATGCTGCTCAAGACGGCGGAAGCCCGGATCGAAAAGATCACGCTGAGCCGCGACGGCAAGGCCACCGGCACCGAACCGCTGGACGCGAACTAG
- a CDS encoding DnaJ C-terminal domain-containing protein — MHDPYTVLGVSRSASEKDIKSAYRKLAKKYHPDQNPDDPTAHGKFAEATHAYDLLNDAEKRGQFDRGEIDAEGNPRFAGFGNGGFGGASRGARPGAGAGGFSAEDILKEFMSGFGGQPRGGARSTGGAQWDPFAGTAAGGAGASARAGKGEDIVVNVAVSLEDAHKAASVPVRMPSGKVLNVKLPDKVQEGQQIRLKGQGSPGPFGEPGDALVTVKFEKSKSFRRDGQDIRTDVPVTLYEAVLGAKVRVPTLDGPVELNLPPGVDTAKALRLKGKGLYGEGDLYVNVRVVLPPGGDADLEALARFMRDQKPYPVRD, encoded by the coding sequence ATGCACGATCCTTACACCGTCCTCGGGGTGTCGCGGTCCGCAAGCGAAAAGGACATCAAGTCCGCCTATCGCAAGCTGGCCAAGAAGTACCACCCGGACCAGAACCCTGACGACCCCACGGCGCACGGCAAGTTTGCCGAGGCGACCCATGCCTATGACCTGCTCAACGACGCCGAAAAGCGCGGGCAATTCGACCGCGGCGAAATCGACGCCGAGGGCAATCCGCGTTTTGCCGGTTTCGGCAATGGCGGCTTTGGCGGGGCGAGCCGGGGCGCGCGGCCCGGAGCCGGGGCGGGCGGGTTCTCGGCCGAGGATATCCTCAAGGAATTCATGAGCGGGTTTGGCGGACAACCACGCGGCGGTGCGCGCAGCACTGGCGGGGCCCAATGGGACCCCTTTGCCGGGACCGCGGCAGGTGGCGCCGGGGCCAGCGCGCGCGCGGGCAAGGGCGAGGATATCGTCGTCAATGTCGCGGTATCGCTCGAGGACGCCCACAAGGCCGCCTCGGTGCCGGTGCGGATGCCCAGCGGCAAGGTGCTCAATGTCAAGCTGCCCGACAAGGTGCAGGAAGGCCAGCAGATCCGGCTCAAGGGCCAGGGTTCGCCGGGCCCGTTCGGCGAGCCGGGCGACGCGCTGGTGACGGTGAAGTTCGAGAAATCGAAAAGCTTCCGCCGCGACGGGCAGGATATCCGCACCGACGTGCCGGTGACCCTCTATGAGGCGGTGCTGGGTGCCAAGGTGCGCGTGCCGACACTCGATGGGCCGGTGGAACTGAACCTGCCGCCCGGCGTCGATACGGCCAAGGCGCTGCGCCTCAAGGGCAAGGGCCTCTATGGCGAGGGCGATCTCTACGTCAATGTCCGCGTGGTGTTGCCACCGGGCGGGGATGCCGACCTCGAAGCGCTGGCGCGATTCATGCGCGACCAGAAGCCTTATCCGGTGCGGGACTGA
- a CDS encoding aminoglycoside phosphotransferase family protein, translating to MMNQSPVETALSRALIRWSLTKSTPVAETPRSWIFRVEQNGRNFAALKILKPVVAEEEGRGSRLLQWYGGDGAATVFDMHGDTIFMEWLDGGTLGDPVRAGRDDEGTIALASVIASLHRPREGELPELQPLRERFQPLFDTDVRAWPHTARDLYARASGIALKLFDRPTAQVPLHGDLHHDNVLSSDRGWLAIDPKGLLGDPSYDLANIFINPVRANNMAADPQRIAARADILSQRLGYPRKRMLGWAAAHAALAACWELADEQPITALLACLPNLLSAYDQA from the coding sequence ATGATGAATCAGTCTCCCGTCGAAACGGCGCTCAGCCGCGCCCTCATCCGCTGGTCGCTGACCAAGTCCACGCCGGTGGCGGAAACGCCGCGCAGCTGGATATTCCGGGTCGAGCAGAACGGCCGCAATTTTGCGGCCCTCAAGATCCTCAAGCCGGTCGTTGCCGAGGAGGAGGGCAGGGGCTCGCGCCTCCTGCAATGGTATGGCGGTGATGGCGCCGCCACCGTTTTCGACATGCACGGCGATACCATTTTCATGGAATGGCTCGATGGCGGCACCCTGGGCGATCCGGTGCGGGCCGGGCGTGACGACGAAGGCACCATCGCCCTGGCCTCGGTGATTGCGAGCCTGCATCGGCCCCGCGAGGGCGAATTGCCCGAACTGCAGCCTTTGCGCGAGCGTTTCCAGCCTCTGTTCGATACCGATGTGCGCGCCTGGCCGCATACGGCCCGCGATCTTTATGCGCGCGCCTCCGGCATTGCCCTCAAGCTCTTCGACCGCCCCACCGCGCAGGTGCCCCTGCATGGCGATCTGCATCATGACAATGTTCTGAGTTCCGATCGGGGCTGGCTGGCCATCGACCCCAAGGGCCTGCTGGGCGACCCCAGCTACGACCTGGCCAATATCTTCATCAATCCGGTCCGGGCCAACAACATGGCCGCCGATCCGCAGCGCATTGCCGCGCGCGCCGATATCCTGAGCCAGCGGCTCGGTTACCCGCGCAAGCGCATGTTGGGCTGGGCGGCCGCTCATGCCGCGCTGGCCGCCTGCTGGGAACTGGCCGACGAACAACCGATCACCGCCCTCCTGGCCTGCCTGCCCAATCTCCTCAGCGCTTACGATCAGGCCTAG